A window of Pirellula sp. SH-Sr6A contains these coding sequences:
- the trpA gene encoding tryptophan synthase subunit alpha: MTAIDDLFAKLRREGRKAFMPFITAGDPNMDFTCKVVTLLDRLGCSMAEIGIPYSDPIADGPVIQASYTRALNKKLKLQQIFDGIGGIAPKVSLPLVSMVSYAIIHRIGPEKYIDQAKGAGFAGAIVPDLLVEESDALSRLCKQKDFNLIQLVTPTTPRERALKIAEQSTGFLYFVSVTGITGERSELPVDLVDRVSWLRERTPLPICIGFGISKPEHVKLLAPVSDGVIVGSAIVRMMENAGADEADALAKIETLVHSLTAAL, from the coding sequence ATGACCGCTATCGATGACCTGTTTGCCAAGCTCCGCCGCGAGGGACGCAAGGCATTCATGCCGTTTATCACAGCCGGGGATCCCAATATGGATTTCACGTGCAAGGTCGTCACGTTGCTTGACCGGCTCGGATGTTCGATGGCAGAAATCGGCATCCCCTACAGCGACCCTATCGCCGATGGCCCGGTCATCCAAGCTTCCTATACGCGTGCATTGAACAAGAAACTCAAACTGCAACAGATATTCGACGGAATCGGAGGGATTGCCCCGAAGGTATCTCTCCCGCTGGTATCTATGGTGAGCTACGCCATCATCCACCGCATCGGTCCCGAAAAGTACATCGATCAAGCGAAAGGGGCGGGCTTTGCAGGGGCGATCGTTCCCGACTTGCTGGTTGAGGAAAGCGATGCCCTCTCCCGCCTCTGCAAACAAAAGGACTTCAATCTCATTCAGCTGGTAACTCCAACGACACCGCGTGAACGAGCGCTGAAGATCGCGGAGCAATCGACGGGCTTTCTCTACTTCGTCAGCGTAACAGGTATTACAGGCGAACGAAGCGAATTGCCTGTCGATCTGGTAGATCGAGTCTCTTGGCTTCGCGAACGAACACCCCTTCCTATTTGCATTGGCTTTGGGATTTCCAAACCAGAGCATGTGAAGCTATTGGCACCTGTCAGCGACGGCGTGATCGTCGGTTCGGCCATTGTACGTATGATGGAAAATGCCGGTGCCGATGAAGCGGATGCTTTGGCGAAGATTGAAACCCTGGTCCATTCGCTAACCGCCGCTCTTTAG
- the trpB gene encoding tryptophan synthase subunit beta → MSAASSATPHSSSEVASKQVPDLSGRFGDFGGRFVPETLTRALEELTVEYDRAKKDPDFQAELNELLHTFVGRPSPLYHAKRLSKQMGGAQIWLKREDLNHTGAHKINNTLGQALLTLRMKKTRVIAETGAGQHGVASATACAHFGLPCVVYMGAEDVRRQKPNVFSMRLMGAEVRPVESGSKTLRDAVNEAMRDWMSSVEHTHYIIGSVIGPHPFPMMVRDFQSVIGRECREQCLTSIGRLPDTIVACVGGGSNAAGMFYPFVEDRSVRMIGVEAGGRGPTAGEHASPLTFGSPGVLHGSYSYVMQDDDGQTSDVHSISAGLDYPGVGPEHSYWKDTHRVEYTSCRDDEALGAFDYLARNEGILCALETCHAVAKAVEIAKGMSPDQHLVICLSGRGDKDAAELARLRGQQW, encoded by the coding sequence ATGAGCGCAGCTTCATCGGCTACCCCGCATTCCTCTTCCGAGGTTGCTTCGAAACAAGTTCCCGATTTGTCGGGTCGGTTTGGCGATTTTGGTGGGCGTTTCGTTCCGGAAACATTGACTCGTGCCCTGGAAGAACTGACCGTCGAATACGATCGAGCGAAGAAGGATCCCGACTTCCAAGCGGAATTGAACGAGTTGCTCCACACCTTCGTCGGCCGCCCATCTCCTCTGTACCACGCCAAGCGATTGAGCAAGCAGATGGGAGGGGCGCAGATTTGGCTCAAGCGAGAGGATTTGAACCACACCGGGGCGCACAAGATCAACAATACCCTCGGCCAAGCCTTGCTCACTCTTCGTATGAAGAAGACGCGAGTGATCGCGGAAACCGGGGCGGGCCAACATGGAGTTGCGTCCGCGACCGCGTGCGCTCACTTTGGATTACCCTGCGTGGTCTATATGGGTGCGGAAGACGTTCGTCGGCAAAAACCGAATGTCTTCAGTATGCGATTGATGGGCGCGGAAGTTCGTCCGGTCGAAAGCGGGTCGAAAACACTGCGAGACGCGGTCAACGAAGCGATGCGAGATTGGATGTCGTCCGTCGAGCATACCCATTACATCATCGGTTCGGTAATCGGACCACACCCGTTCCCAATGATGGTTCGGGATTTTCAAAGCGTGATCGGACGAGAGTGCCGAGAGCAGTGCTTGACCTCGATCGGACGCCTGCCCGATACCATCGTGGCTTGCGTCGGAGGAGGCAGCAATGCGGCAGGGATGTTTTACCCCTTCGTCGAGGATCGATCGGTTCGAATGATCGGTGTGGAAGCGGGTGGCCGCGGCCCAACAGCAGGGGAGCATGCGTCCCCTTTGACCTTTGGTAGCCCGGGAGTATTGCATGGATCCTACAGCTATGTCATGCAGGACGACGATGGGCAAACCAGCGATGTTCACTCTATCTCAGCAGGCTTGGACTACCCAGGCGTCGGACCCGAGCACAGCTATTGGAAAGACACGCATCGTGTGGAGTACACCTCCTGTCGCGACGACGAGGCTCTCGGGGCCTTCGACTATCTAGCGAGAAACGAAGGGATCCTCTGCGCTCTGGAGACTTGCCATGCGGTTGCCAAGGCGGTGGAGATCGCCAAGGGGATGAGCCCTGATCAGCATTTGGTCATCTGCTTGTCCGGCCGTGGGGATAAAGACGCTGCCGAGCTGGCTCGACTTCGCGGCCAACAGTGGTAA